DNA from Solanum stenotomum isolate F172 chromosome 3, ASM1918654v1, whole genome shotgun sequence:
GTTGTGCTGTGGTTTAATTTCAgtgcatgtttttttttttttttttttgatttgaagCGATCAGTTGTGAAAACCCTAAATTGAGGTCGGTGATTGAGGGATTGTGGTGGATCTGTTTTGATCAGTCAACGTGATGACTTCTTTGAGCAGAGAGCTGGTGTTTTTGATACTCCAGTTCTTAGATGAAGAGAAGTTCAAGGAAACTGTGCACAAGTAAaggctttttttaaaaatgatttttgtatTCGTGATTTTATCTTGTAAAGATTGTTTTTTGTTTGatgtttctgttttttttttaatcgatGATGAAGGTTGGAGAAGGAGTCAGgtttcttcttcaacatgagGTATTTTGAGGATTCGGTTACTAATGGAGAGTGGGATGAGGTGGAGAAGTATTTATCTGGGTTTACTAAGGTAGATGATAATCGGTActcaatgaaaatattttttgagatcCGAAAACAGAAGTATCTGGAAGCACTTGACAGGTACTTTAGGCAGTTTCATTTCTGTGcttctttttgattattttgggACCTCATTTGCCATTTTGGTTTTTAGCCGTTTAGGTTGGTTTGATttgggtgatttttttttttttcttttttgttgcaGGCATGATCAAGCTAAGGCTGTGGAGATTCTAGTGAAAGATCTGAAAGTATTTTCCACATTTAATGAAGAGTTATTCAAGGAAATAACGCTCCTCTTGACATTGCAGAATTTTAGGTATAGAATTTGTATGTTGAATAATTTAGAGGGTTAGTGGTGTTTAAATTTAAGATGCTAGCATTCATGATTTGGTGTGTTGTTTTCTTTGGTTGAGAAATTTAGTATTGTTTGAGAAAAAATGTGTGTTCAGCAGAACCACAGTTTTCAGTGTAGTCTGTTGTTTGTTGGTTTGGTATATAAATCGCTATAGGAAAGTGAGTTTGTTGTTAAGTGGACAATTCTTTGCACATCAGTAGTTTTTCACTTGCTGCAAAATACTCTAGAAGTCGGTACACTATATGAATGCGGATCTACAAGTCTATATGTCATCATCACCTAAATCTTAGGATTCTAGATATGCAAAGGATTACAAGTATGGGTTTCAGGATTTGGCTATAAATGTATAGTACTACATAGATAAGTCATATTCAATCATTAGTGAAGTCATTGAACCAAAACTAGTATAACTACATTCTTCTTGCATACCTAGTAAGGTATCTCATACATTAGCAAAATGTTCTAATACTTATGTGAATATTTATACTCTCACAGACACACATGTTTACCCATAAAATGGAAACCAAAAGGCCAACAAACCTATAGTTCTTGGTCATTGTAGTATTCAAAGCACCCAAGATTTGTTGACCAAGTCCAGTGTTTATCCCACACCCACACCAACATCATCTTGGATCGACATGGTGCTGCAAGGGAATTTGAAGTATCCGTGCAACATAAATTTAGAAGATCTGGCTATCGTTTCCTTTATTCGGTCCctcttttatttgctttaaagCCAAAGGGTTGTCCCTTTGCttaaatgaatttgaaaagagGATCTTTAAGAATCTGATTGCTACTATTCATCAACTACTCGCAAATATTACACAAGGAGTTCATTTCTTGCTTTGCACGGGAGGTCTAATTTCACCTACGTCTAACTCGAGATGGAAGGTTGCTAGGTTTGTTTCTATTAAGTGATTTTTCTCTGTTGTCTCGATGGAATTGTCAAAATTACTTTGTACTTGTGATATATATGCTGACGTTCTTGGGAGCTTGCACTTTTGCTCGACAAAGttgtataaataaaaacatgatGCCTAATTAGGAAgagaaaatatttcttctttcttctatttGTAAGGTTACCATATCAATATGCCAGTATCTCTCTGCCTTTAGTTTGTTATCGCGGTGCAGGAAATTATCTGTTGGTGAGCAGTTGGTTACATTCTTTTCCTTCCAGTCTATCTTGTTCATTTCATGATAAAAAATTTATGGTGGAAAATATGTAATGTTAGGGAGAATGAACAGCTTTCAAAGTATGGAGATACCAAGTCTGCTAGGGCTATAATGCTTGTTGAGTTAAAAAAATTGATCGAGGCCAATCCTCTTTTCCGTGAGAAGCTTCAGTTTCCTAGCTTAAAGAACTCAAGGCTGCGGACATTGATAAACCAGAGGTGACCAAGGAACACAtttattaatattcttttaCTCTGTGTTTCTCGGCAACAGGAATGTGTTTTTTCTTCTGGCCGAGTTTAAATCCTTTTTCTGTTTACACCATTGTAtgcttattattataatttctttctattatcgTGCAGTTTAAATTGGCAGCATCAGCTATGCAAGAATCCAAAGCCCAATCCTGATATAAAAACACTCTTTGTTGACCATGCTTGTGGGCAACCAAATGGTGCTCGGGCTCCTTCGCCAGTTGCTAATCCAATAATTGGTTCTATGCCCAAAGTAGGTGGTTTTCCACCTATAGGCGCCCATGGAGTATGTGTTCCTTGAAATTACTACCTCCTTTCTTTCTTAGTTTCtccctttttaaaaagtaaatgtaAGCTCGCTGagtatattatttaaatttgttgttgAAATTACTGTTGTTTCTTTGCCTGAAAAGCCATTCCAGCCAGCACAAGCACCTATTGCTTCGCTTGGAGGATGGATGACCAATCCTCCCTCTATGCCACACCAAGCTATTTCAGGAGGACCAATAGGCTTAAGCCCTCCTACTAATGCTGGTAACTTTGCTTTTCCTACTAATGAATGTCATTTGACTGTTACCTTTTCCTATTTCTATATCAGTGTTAACATCTAATTTCATGTTCTTTAATTCCCCCGTTCTTCCCTCTGGCTGATTTTTTGGCTTCTTTCGTGTGTTGCAATACGATAGCATCCATGCTAAAGCATCCTAGGACTCCTCCTGCTACTAATGCTGCATTGGACTACCAAACTGCCGATTCTGAGCATGTCCTGAAGAGGCCAAGACCCTTTGGGATGTCGGAGGAGGTACATAATATGCCATTTACACCCTTGGGGTATTGCCATTCTATTACTTGGGTTAGTTTAGGAGTTCTGGACTCTTGATTGTGTTGAGGTACTTTTGTTGGGTTAAGGGAATTATTAATTCCTGCTAGTCTTTAGGTTTCCTTTTTATGTCATCTTAGCTTACAATGTCAAACTGTGCTTTATCAAGGGATATCCAGTATTCACTTCTTGATCTAATTGGACTTCTGCAGGTCAATAATCTCCCTGTCAACATCTTCCCTGTCACATATCCTGGACAGAGCCATGCTCATAATTTGCATTCTTCTGATGACTTGCCCAAGACTGTTGTGGTGAACTTGAATCAAGGGTCTGCTGTTAAGAGCATGGATTTCCATCCTGTGCAACAAACTCTTCTTCTTGGTCAGCTTTCTGTGTTGCTTAATTATTCAGATATATACTGCTTTTCACTCTAAGCATATGATGTTATTTTTCTGAAGATTGTGCTCGTCTGCCTTTTTCAGTTGGAACAAACATTGGTGACATTGCTATATGGGAGATTGGTGGCAGGGAAAGGCTTgcatttaaaaattttaaagtttggGAGATAGGCAACTGCTCAATGACTCTGCAGGTTAGTGCATCTCTAATAGAGTATTTAACCTTTCATGGGCTTCCTTCCAGTTTTGATAGATattaattttctctttcttacttATAGGCTTCTTTAGCAAATGAATATACTGCAACAGTCAACCGTGTGATGTGGAGTCCTGATGGGAACCTTCTTGGTATGTAGTAATCATCCCTCTTGTAATGTGAAGTGAGGATTTTCCTGGGCAGCATTTTGACAAGGGTATTGCTATGGAGAAAGTACAAGTCCGTAGATTTTTTGATGGATTGAGctcatttttaaatattaagaatTCTCTACTATTTCATTTGATTTTCAGATTCTAAGAGGAAATTGTAGATGATTGAATTTTGGTAGCTCTAAGTgtgattgttttttttcttttcaaaccaCTAGTCGGTTTTTTGTTCTGGTTCGAATCGGTTTATCGGGTTGGTGCGGTTTGTTGGTTTTCTTTGTACACTATACCTCTAGTGAGAAGTATTGATTTCCATCCATCAGATTTTGTGACAAGTGGATTGAGCactatttcttcttttattatgtgatattacaaatgaaatttatgaGGTCAGTGGTTTCTGTTAGTCAATCATGCTATTTTCTTGATTATCAATGTTGATCCAGGTGTTGCGTATTCTAAGCACATAGTTCATCTATACTCCTACCATGGTGGTGATGATTTGAGGAACCACCTTGAGGTGTGTTTAACCTTCAGATTTCAGTTATATTAAGCTATATTTGTCTGATATCTTGTCACTATTTTAGAAGCAACTATGAtctgattttcttttatttgttctaGATTGATGCCCATGTTGGCAATGTTAGTGATCTTGCTTTCTCTCATCCAAATAAACAATTATGCATCATAACTTGTGGAGAGGACAAGGCTATCAAGGTAAGCGTAGTTATTAGTTGTCAGTTTTCTAAAGCTGAATTTTTATCATCAAAAGATCTCATTTTGGAGCCTATTTTGTCCACTCAGGTGTGGGATGCTGCCACAGGCTCTAAGCAGTACACGTTTGAGGGCCATGAAGCGCCTGTCTATTCTGTGTGTCCTCACTATAAGGAAAGCATTCAGGTACCATCTAATTTTTGTGCATCTCTAGAATCAGAATGATGAGATATATGGATTGTTGGTTgcatttcttaatttttgttgaatgaCTTAAAGAGTATGTAAAAGTGATATGTGGACAACCAATGCAAGTTTATCCCCCTCCCCCAAAAAATTGTGGACAATAATTATAAGATGAAATGCTATGTCAGCaaactttttctatttttgctaATACATACTTTTGGCCATCGCTATTTGCCTTTTTGACCACTGCATACTTTCAAACTTGCATTAACAAATGCTGGATTTTGATGTGTTTTTTATTGTGATCTTGTCTTTCTGTTCACGGTTTAAGCATCGTTGTAGTTATCTCCTGACTACAATTTATTGGACATAAAAGTTTGTGTAGCTTCAACTATCTGATATGTTATGTTGTTAAGCATTAATAGACAATAAGACAAGGAAATTTTGcgtatttttcttttgagagAGTTCCTCTATTGATTTTCTCTATCCCAgtcttgaactttttttttttctaatcaaGGTCTTCTTTTCTGCATTAGTTCATTTTTGCAACTGCTGTTGATGGGAAGATCAAGGCTTGGCTGTATGACAACATGGGATCCAGGGTTGATTATGATGCTCCAGGCCACTCATGTACTACAATGGCTTATAGTGCTGATGGAGCAAGGTAAAAGTCTAGTTAGCCGCCTCTGTTATTGAAAATGGTGAAAGATTAAAGTggctaaatatattttatttgtcaaaaaacTGTAGGCTCTTTTCTTGTGGCACCAGTAAAGATGGTGAATCATACCTTGTGGAGTGGAATGAAAGTGAAGGTGCTGTTAAACGTACTTATGTTGGTCTTGGAAAAAGATCTGTCGGGGTGGTGCAATTTGATACTACTAAAAACAGATTCTTGGCTGCTGGCGATGAGTTCATAATCAAATTTTGGGACATGGATAATACAAACCTCTTGACTACTGCAGATGCTGATGGCGGATTACCAGTATGTAGTTAAAATCTTGTTACTGCTTTGAATGTTATTGTTGTAAAATGTCGAGCACTTCTAAAAAGATACAAATTCACCTTTAGGCATCTCCATGCATCCGATTTAGTAAAGAGGGGACACTTCTAGCTGTATCAACCAGTGAAAATGGGGTTAAAATATTGGCAAATGCTGATGGTGTTCGGCTGATCCGTGCTATTGAAAGCCGTGCTCTTGATCCCTCCAGAGTTCCTCCTGGTGCTGTTGCGAAGGTATATATTATTATTNNNNNNNNNNNNNNNNNNNNNNNNNNNNNGGGGGTGCTTCATTATCTCATTTTTCTTTAACTGTTGACAGGCACCCATGATCAGCACATATGGTGCTTCTAGTTCAACTGCTGGAACTAGCATTAGTATTGCGGATAGAACTGCACCAGTGACGGCCATTGTTCAACTGGTAGGTTTTTATGCTTAACTCATGCAGTTGGATTATTCGGTTTTCACAGCTGCATTCACTGAAAACATTCCTTTACACCTCTATAATTAATGTTTACACGTGCAAGATATTGTATGTTTGTCAATTTGCACTCTTGATAGAATATTTtgttaactatttttaaaactaCCTTTCAGAATGGAGATAACCGCAGCTTGCAAGATACCAAGCCTAGGATTCCTGAGGAGCTGGAGAAGTCCAAAATTTGGAAATTGACTGAACTTAGTGAACCTGCTCAAGTTCGTTCCTCGAGGCTTCCAGATAATCTACTGTCCGTGAGGGTAAGGATGTGGTACCTATCTGTTTAATTTCTTCTGCTTGGGGACCAAGGTGTCTAGGAGTTCCCCATTAGCTAGTTGTCCCAGAGCAAGTTTTGTCAAGTCTATTCATTTAAGTTTTTGTCTGGTTTGTTCATTTactgaaaaggaaaagataGGTAATTCATTGTGGTTTTTAAAATTAGGAGTTTATATTTCCGATATCTTATGTAACTtgacttttgttgatcaatttttatattttctatattcagATCATTAGATTAATGTATACAAATTCTGGAGGTGCAATTCTGGCTTTGGCATACAATGCTGTACACAAACTCTGGAAATGGCAACGGAACGAGAGGAACGTGACAGGAAAGGTACTGGGACTTTTTGCTTGAAGTTTTTTCTCTTTCCATAGTGAATAATCTGTCTGTTTCCCCTTTAGCCTTGATCTTTAATGTTTCTTTTCTGATGACCTTTTCCAATTTATCTCTCCAGGCATCTACTGCTGTCCCCCCTCAATTATGGCAACCTTCCAGTGGAATTCTGATGACAAATGATATAAGCGACACAAACCCTGAAGAAGCTGTTCCATGCTTTGCACTTTCCAAGAATGACTCATATGTTATGTCAGCATCTGGTGGAAAAATTTCTTTGTTTAACATGATGACTTTTAAGGTATTTATAAATCAATGTGTCTGGCTTAGCTGGATAGCTTGTGTATCAGTGTGGTTGGTGGTTTTAAATCTGAGGTTTAACATACACTTAATGCCTTGCAGACAATGACAACTTTCATGCCCCCTCCACCTGCAGCAACGTTTCTTGCTTTTCATCCACAGGATAATAACATTATTGCCATCGGAATGGAGGACTCTTCAATACAAATCTATAATGTTCGCGTTGATGAGGTCCTGAAATAAATTAGGATTTGGATATCATAATTCATACAGATACGTGATATGTGCATAACatgatgatttaaatattttttaaaattctacaGGTGAAAAGCAAACTCAAAGGTCATCAGAAGAGAGTAACTGGCTTGGCTTTCTCTAGCGTTTTGAATGTTCTGGTATCATCTGGTGCTGATGCTCAGGTAAATTCCATGTTATACTTGGAATATCTGCAGGACCCAGATTTACTGTTGGGACTTGCTCAATGCTTTTTTGGTAGACACTTGAGAAATTTAAGTGGGTAATAGAGTGTAGAATTTCTTATAAACAGCAAAAAAGGTTTCTACCTTGTCATCAAGTTGCTTTCTATTGCACTTATTACCTGATTATGGCAGGAAAGTTAAAACACAACAGTTCCCTTCCAAATTGTTTCCATTGATTTCTCCAGAGAATTTCCATCCTGTAATTTTATTGGAGCGCAGCATTAGTAGTGTGGACTGATATCTCTCTTTATCTTGGTTTCTTACCTTTTACATTCTTCAGCTATGTGTTTGGAGCATGGATGGATGGGAGAAGAAAGCCAGCAAGTTTTTGCAGATCCCCTCTGGTAGAGCAATAAATCCTCTTGCTCAGACACGGGTTCAGTTCCATCAAGATCAGACGCACTTGTTGGTTGTTCACGAAACACAGATAGCAATATATGAAGCATCAAAGCTTGAATGCGTGAAGCAGGTTTGTAAGACATATCTTGTTTACTTGGTGCTTTGCTTCTTGGTGGGTTACGATAATGTTGTGTCCTATGTTTATTTGGCAAACATTCTATTATTGCATGGTGGGAGATAgtactttgatttttcatatAAATAGACCCCAAATCACACAAACTAGGAATTATTGTTAAAACTAgtcaaaaatattgtttttagtCTTGGTATGTTTGTCTGATCTGATCAACTCAAGGAAAGGAGGCTGTTGAACTCTCATAAAGTTTGGTTCCTTGCAGTGGGTTTCACCAAATTTTGCAGTTACTGATGCGACGTACTCGTGTGATAGCCAATCAATTTTTGCAAGTTTTGATGATGGAAGTGTGAGTATCTTTACTGCTGCAGCACTCAAGCTGAGGTGTCGGGTGAATCCTGCCGCCTACTTGCCTTCTAACCCAAGGTAtgcatctttctttttctatttttttccaaGGTATGAAGCATATCAGGGACAATAGACTAATACTAGGTTTAGTTTCATATTCTCTCATGTCTGTTTCCTAGTTGCCTGATAATGTACTTGACAGCTCCAGAGTATATCCACTTGTCGTTGCTGCTCATCCATCTGAATCAAACCAATGCGCAGTAGGACTTACTGATGGTGGAGTTTATGTGCTTGAGCCTCTAGAGTCGGAAGGTAAATGGGGTACACCTCCTCCAAATGAAAATGGTGTTGCCCCTGGCATGAGCTCTGCTGCCGCTGGTCTTGATCAAGCATCAAGGTAGCGGTCTGCAGTGGGCTCTCTGATGCAAATGCTCCTGTGCTATATTTTCGGTGGGAGCTGTAGATTTTCAGATCTAGGATACAACCTCTTGACGCCAGTGATAAGAAGTTTGGCAGTGTCTCCTGTGGAAGCTGAGACAGTATGGAAGATCAGTATTCAGTTAAAAGAAGGATTCAAAGAAAGACaaaatgttgataattataGGTAGATTAGGGATTCAGTTCAACCTCTGAGAAATTTTGCCTGTTAAGTTGTTTCTGTTCAAGCACTAAACTATGGCAGTGTAATTATTAAGAGCTCAAGCAAGTCAGttgttttctctctctctctctctctctctctctctctctctcaaatACAGTCATGCCGGCTAGATGAACATTAACGCAACAATAAGCTGATCAAACCTAATGCATTTGCGGAACTCTTACACATATGTGCTCGAGTTAAGCAAATGCACTAATCATTTATCAGCCTGTAGAATTTAACCAGTTTTTCATGAGTCGTCTCCAGCCTATTCACGTCTTGAATTGCCAGAGAAGTGTTGTTAATTTTGTGTCCTTTCTACTTGGTCTGTTTCAGCATCACATCTCAAAGTGGATAACTATGCTTCTGCTGGTAAAAGTTGAAACATCCCACATGATTTACTCCTTGGCTTTTTGGATTAACTTAGTCGGACACTTTCTAGCCTGAGATGCACCCAATCATcacatatatataatgtatactTATATAGTTTAGGTTAACAACTCTTATATTAAAGTGTATACTTAAGTGTAGGTTAACAACTCttatattaaagtatttttttttattttacaaatatgACAATATTATACATGATTTAGAGAGCAAAGTATGAGTTCACGTAAACTCGAGGAAATCCCTTAGATATGCCTCTGCATATAGACGGTCACATGATTGGATATACCGACCAGTTAATGCATTGTGCCAACGCCCAACATATCGAATAAGACTGGAGACAAAAATGTAGAAACGAATTAAATAATGACAACCAAGTTCGAAGGTATTGTATAGTTAATTCcttgttataatatattatattatattaataaatgcTAGGGACCTCAGTGTCTACTCTCtagattaatttatatttataatcaacaaaaaaacaTTACTATTTCATGTGGTTCGAGATATTTGTCGTTTttctattgtattttctttttaaaagtgttctagaaaaacaagaaataacTTATCAAATTTTTAATCTGCATTTACAGTGAGATATTGAAAGAATAAAGTTTTATACATACGGGTTTATGACTAAGACTCTGCAATATCTTtctttaaaagaataaaaaagtagAGATAGATATATTTTGTACGTTGAtctaaaagaaatttaattgtTTTCATTCATATACTGAATCTTCATTTATTTGGGATTGTGACAAAATTATGACTATATATTTGAAtattcttcaactttttttttttttagaaatttttatgAGTAGGGGACCT
Protein-coding regions in this window:
- the LOC125859995 gene encoding topless-related protein 4 isoform X2: MTSLSRELVFLILQFLDEEKFKETVHKLEKESGFFFNMRYFEDSVTNGEWDEVEKYLSGFTKVDDNRYSMKIFFEIRKQKYLEALDRHDQAKAVEILVKDLKVFSTFNEELFKEITLLLTLQNFRENEQLSKYGDTKSARAIMLVELKKLIEANPLFREKLQFPSLKNSRLRTLINQSLNWQHQLCKNPKPNPDIKTLFVDHACGQPNGARAPSPVANPIIGSMPKVGGFPPIGAHGPFQPAQAPIASLGGWMTNPPSMPHQAISGGPIGLSPPTNAASMLKHPRTPPATNAALDYQTADSEHVLKRPRPFGMSEEVNNLPVNIFPVTYPGQSHAHNLHSSDDLPKTVVVNLNQGSAVKSMDFHPVQQTLLLVGTNIGDIAIWEIGGRERLAFKNFKVWEIGNCSMTLQASLANEYTATVNRVMWSPDGNLLGVAYSKHIVHLYSYHGGDDLRNHLEIDAHVGNVSDLAFSHPNKQLCIITCGEDKAIKVWDAATGSKQYTFEGHEAPVYSVCPHYKESIQFIFATAVDGKIKAWLYDNMGSRVDYDAPGHSCTTMAYSADGARLFSCGTSKDGESYLVEWNESEGAVKRTYVGLGKRSVGVVQFDTTKNRFLAAGDEFIIKFWDMDNTNLLTTADADGGLPASPCIRFSKEGTLLAVSTSENGVKILANADGVRLIRAIESRALDPSRVPPGAVAKAPMISTYGASSSTAGTSISIADRTAPVTAIVQLNGDNRSLQDTKPRIPEELEKSKIWKLTELSEPAQVRSSRLPDNLLSVRIIRLMYTNSGGAILALAYNAVHKLWKWQRNERNVTGKASTAVPPQLWQPSSGILMTNDISDTNPEEAVPCFALSKNDSYVMSASGGKISLFNMMTFKTMTTFMPPPPAATFLAFHPQDNNIIAIGMEDSSIQIYNVRVDEVKSKLKGHQKRVTGLAFSSVLNVLVSSGADAQLCVWSMDGWEKKASKFLQIPSGRAINPLAQTRVQFHQDQTHLLVVHETQIAIYEASKLECVKQWVSPNFAVTDATYSCDSQSIFASFDDGSVSIFTAAALKLRCRVNPAAYLPSNPRVYPLVVAAHPSESNQCAVGLTDGGVYVLEPLESEGKWGTPPPNENGVAPGMSSAAAGLDQASR
- the LOC125859995 gene encoding topless-related protein 4 isoform X1, translating into MTSLSRELVFLILQFLDEEKFKETVHKLEKESGFFFNMRYFEDSVTNGEWDEVEKYLSGFTKVDDNRYSMKIFFEIRKQKYLEALDRHDQAKAVEILVKDLKVFSTFNEELFKEITLLLTLQNFRENEQLSKYGDTKSARAIMLVELKKLIEANPLFREKLQFPSLKNSRLRTLINQSLNWQHQLCKNPKPNPDIKTLFVDHACGQPNGARAPSPVANPIIGSMPKVGGFPPIGAHGPFQPAQAPIASLGGWMTNPPSMPHQAISGGPIGLSPPTNAASMLKHPRTPPATNAALDYQTADSEHVLKRPRPFGMSEEVNNLPVNIFPVTYPGQSHAHNLHSSDDLPKTVVVNLNQGSAVKSMDFHPVQQTLLLVGTNIGDIAIWEIGGRERLAFKNFKVWEIGNCSMTLQASLANEYTATVNRVMWSPDGNLLGVAYSKHIVHLYSYHGGDDLRNHLEIDAHVGNVSDLAFSHPNKQLCIITCGEDKAIKVWDAATGSKQYTFEGHEAPVYSVCPHYKESIQFIFATAVDGKIKAWLYDNMGSRVDYDAPGHSCTTMAYSADGARLFSCGTSKDGESYLVEWNESEGAVKRTYVGLGKRSVGVVQFDTTKNRFLAAGDEFIIKFWDMDNTNLLTTADADGGLPASPCIRFSKEGTLLAVSTSENGVKILANADGVRLIRAIESRALDPSRVPPGAVAKAPMISTYGASSSTAGTSISIADRTAPVTAIVQLNGDNRSLQDTKPRIPEELEKSKIWKLTELSEPAQVRSSRLPDNLLSVRIIRLMYTNSGGAILALAYNAVHKLWKWQRNERNVTGKASTAVPPQLWQPSSGILMTNDISDTNPEEAVPCFALSKNDSYVMSASGGKISLFNMMTFKTMTTFMPPPPAATFLAFHPQDNNIIAIGMEDSSIQIYNVRVDEVKSKLKGHQKRVTGLAFSSVLNVLVSSGADAQLCVWSMDGWEKKASKFLQIPSGRAINPLAQTRVQFHQDQTHLLVVHETQIAIYEASKLECVKQWVSPNFAVTDATYSCDSQSIFASFDDGSVSIFTAAALKLRCRVNPAAYLPSNPSSRVYPLVVAAHPSESNQCAVGLTDGGVYVLEPLESEGKWGTPPPNENGVAPGMSSAAAGLDQASR